One window of the Deinococcus planocerae genome contains the following:
- a CDS encoding GGDEF domain-containing protein, translated as MSTPAQFARYHRLVQVLADLARSSRDVGAVVQTVHRQAETLFSTHVTLLALLASPEEWVWELYEGRQHTTSRLPFYEEGVVEQALGGPLSIPDLTAYLTEFPVRVRRVLSAEEVVLDVREIEDEAESVHALLLVPLEIGGKRVGVLSIQSYRVHAFDETDLLFLELLGQHVAIALENARWHAQLERATLTDPLTGLPNRRAFGARAERALGAAQTGEAAPTLVLLDIERFKGINDTFGHDVGDEVLVTVAEVLGRALPPGAAFRLGGDEFALLVEGDRGEVGREVERLNAALREARWPPGVGPVCLNAGAARARPGDSLSVWLRRADQRMYHAKRGCADRAGTRWGLDFGPLDLGPLDLGPAPG; from the coding sequence ATGTCCACCCCCGCCCAGTTCGCGCGTTACCACCGGCTCGTGCAGGTGCTCGCCGACCTCGCCCGCAGCAGCCGGGACGTGGGGGCGGTCGTCCAGACGGTGCACCGGCAGGCGGAGACGCTCTTTTCCACCCACGTGACCCTGCTGGCGCTGCTTGCCTCGCCGGAGGAGTGGGTGTGGGAGCTGTACGAGGGCCGCCAGCACACGACGAGCCGCCTGCCCTTCTACGAGGAGGGCGTGGTGGAGCAAGCGCTCGGCGGCCCGCTGTCGATTCCCGACCTCACGGCGTACCTCACCGAATTCCCCGTGCGGGTGCGGCGGGTGCTGAGCGCCGAGGAGGTCGTGCTCGACGTGCGGGAGATCGAGGACGAGGCGGAGAGCGTGCACGCGCTCCTGCTCGTGCCGCTGGAGATCGGGGGGAAGCGGGTGGGGGTGCTCTCCATCCAGAGTTACCGGGTGCACGCCTTCGACGAGACCGACCTGCTGTTTCTGGAGCTGCTCGGGCAGCACGTCGCCATCGCCCTGGAAAATGCCCGCTGGCACGCGCAGCTCGAGCGGGCCACCCTCACCGACCCCCTGACCGGCCTGCCCAACCGCCGGGCCTTCGGGGCGCGGGCCGAGCGGGCCCTGGGCGCGGCCCAGACGGGCGAGGCCGCGCCCACGCTCGTGCTCCTGGACATCGAGCGGTTCAAGGGGATCAACGACACCTTCGGGCACGACGTCGGCGACGAGGTGCTCGTGACCGTCGCGGAGGTGCTGGGACGGGCCCTGCCGCCGGGGGCCGCCTTCCGGCTGGGGGGCGACGAGTTCGCCCTGCTCGTGGAGGGAGACCGGGGGGAGGTCGGGCGGGAGGTCGAGAGATTGAACGCGGCCCTGCGGGAGGCGCGGTGGCCGCCCGGCGTCGGCCCGGTGTGTCTCAACGCCGGGGCGGCGCGGGCGAGGCCGGGCGACTCCCTGAGCGTCTGGCTGCGCCGCGCCGACCAGCGGATGTACCACGCCAAGCGGGGCTGCGCCGACCGGGCGGGCACGCGCTGGGGCCTCGACTTCGGCCCCCTCGACTTGGGCCCCCTCGACTTGGGCCCGGCCCCGGGGTGA